A region of Malaciobacter marinus DNA encodes the following proteins:
- the phsA gene encoding thiosulfate reductase PhsA: MSSNYTRRDFLKVTSCSTAIAGISCMTGTLGSLGAQTISGSTKFVKSYCEMCTSRCQIEGKVVDGKSVFIQGNQYSKGMGTSVCARGAAGHSQLYDPQRLVKPLIRVGKRGEGKWKEATYEEALNLIAKKMMNIKEEYGPQAVLFSAKTGEHFSHLSTFSKAFESPNLFSHHSHCPIAYKVAFKHTYGTGLKRDFSKSKYILNFGHNLFEGINVSSTKKLAKAAASEKTKLVVLEPRFSIVAAKADEWHSVKPGTDLAFVLSLMHVWLRDGKYDKEFVQRYTVGIEHLIESTKTTTPQWQEKITGIKADVAERVANELYKAAPNCIIDWGHKTTTGQSEYQRTRAILIANALMGNIEKEGGLFFKKKAKTCNKLAGIDIAPTITNPDKHFQTPKTLRVDRASQKGSDNAFIARNQGVLMDIPKAILNKDPYEVKGWFMIRTNPLITVADPKTMKEAMNKLDFIVVTDIYMSETALMADVVLPEATYLERDEGIMDKSSSKPTYMIRNKIVDPINNTLAGHEIFRTLAKKMGIDKDYKWDNILQYRVQQAKGNDKLLKELMSKGYVSYSIPTLYYREEKYIKDFVNKYPNAKKYLDEDGLMGSMLDNLKTPSGKIEIFSQQVEEEFKGYGVPRDDNNMDVTRGYPYILTSGKSAIHTNGHTHNVPYLHMLMSDNPVWINPQTAKKENLKNGDKIYLENDIGKEKGTVFITEGIRPDTFFVYMGFGRESSDLKRANGVGTNQSKLLPLIKGPVCSTMVTNVGVKITKA, encoded by the coding sequence ATGAGTAGTAATTATACAAGAAGAGATTTTCTTAAAGTTACTTCATGCTCGACTGCTATTGCTGGGATATCTTGTATGACAGGAACTCTTGGGAGTTTAGGTGCTCAAACTATAAGTGGAAGCACTAAATTTGTCAAAAGTTACTGCGAGATGTGTACTAGTAGATGTCAAATTGAAGGTAAAGTAGTTGATGGTAAAAGTGTATTCATCCAAGGAAACCAATATTCAAAAGGAATGGGTACATCAGTATGTGCAAGGGGTGCAGCAGGACACTCACAACTTTATGATCCACAAAGATTAGTTAAACCACTAATTCGAGTAGGAAAAAGAGGTGAGGGAAAATGGAAAGAAGCAACTTATGAAGAAGCATTAAATTTAATTGCTAAAAAAATGATGAATATCAAAGAAGAGTATGGTCCTCAAGCAGTTTTATTTTCTGCAAAAACAGGTGAACATTTTTCTCATTTGAGTACATTTTCAAAAGCATTTGAAAGTCCAAACTTATTTTCACATCATAGTCACTGTCCAATAGCATATAAAGTTGCTTTTAAACATACATATGGAACAGGTTTAAAAAGAGACTTTTCTAAATCAAAATATATTCTAAATTTTGGGCATAATTTATTTGAGGGTATTAATGTAAGCTCTACAAAAAAATTAGCAAAAGCTGCTGCAAGTGAGAAAACAAAACTTGTAGTTTTAGAACCTAGATTTTCAATAGTTGCAGCAAAAGCAGATGAGTGGCATAGTGTAAAACCTGGAACTGATTTAGCTTTTGTATTATCTTTAATGCATGTTTGGTTAAGAGATGGAAAATATGATAAAGAGTTTGTACAAAGATATACAGTAGGTATTGAACATTTAATTGAAAGTACTAAAACTACAACTCCTCAATGGCAAGAGAAAATTACAGGTATTAAAGCTGATGTTGCAGAAAGAGTTGCAAATGAATTATATAAAGCAGCTCCAAATTGTATTATTGATTGGGGACATAAAACAACAACTGGTCAAAGTGAGTATCAAAGAACAAGAGCTATTTTAATAGCAAATGCATTGATGGGTAATATAGAAAAAGAGGGTGGATTATTTTTTAAGAAAAAAGCAAAAACATGTAATAAACTTGCAGGTATTGATATTGCGCCAACTATAACAAACCCTGATAAACATTTCCAAACTCCTAAAACATTAAGAGTTGATAGAGCTTCACAAAAAGGTAGTGACAATGCTTTTATAGCTCGAAATCAAGGTGTATTAATGGATATACCAAAAGCAATTTTAAATAAAGACCCTTACGAAGTAAAAGGGTGGTTTATGATAAGAACAAATCCATTAATCACAGTTGCTGATCCTAAAACAATGAAAGAAGCTATGAATAAATTGGATTTTATTGTTGTAACTGATATTTATATGTCAGAAACTGCATTAATGGCAGATGTAGTTTTACCAGAAGCAACTTATCTTGAAAGAGATGAAGGAATTATGGATAAAAGTTCATCTAAACCAACATATATGATAAGAAATAAAATTGTTGATCCTATTAACAATACTTTAGCAGGTCATGAGATTTTTAGAACATTAGCTAAAAAAATGGGAATTGATAAAGACTATAAATGGGATAATATTTTACAATATAGAGTACAACAAGCAAAAGGTAATGATAAATTACTAAAAGAGCTTATGTCAAAAGGATATGTATCATACTCTATTCCAACTTTATATTATAGAGAAGAGAAATATATAAAAGATTTTGTAAATAAATATCCAAATGCTAAAAAATATTTAGATGAAGATGGATTAATGGGAAGTATGTTAGATAACTTAAAAACTCCAAGTGGAAAAATTGAGATTTTCTCACAACAAGTAGAAGAAGAGTTTAAAGGTTATGGTGTACCAAGAGATGATAATAATATGGATGTAACTAGAGGTTACCCTTATATTTTAACATCAGGAAAAAGTGCAATTCATACAAATGGTCATACACATAATGTACCTTACTTACATATGTTAATGAGTGATAACCCTGTTTGGATAAATCCTCAAACAGCTAAAAAAGAGAATTTGAAAAATGGAGATAAAATCTATTTAGAAAATGATATAGGAAAAGAGAAAGGTACAGTTTTTATAACTGAAGGAATTAGACCAGATACATTTTTTGTTTATATGGGATTTGGTAGAGAGTCAAGTGATTTAAAAAGAGCTAATGGTGTTGGAACAAATCAATCTAAACTATTACCATTAATTAAAGGTCCTGTTTGTTCAACAATGGTTACAAATGTGGGCGTAAAAATCACTAAAGCTTAA
- the murC gene encoding UDP-N-acetylmuramate--L-alanine ligase: MNIHFIGIGGIGLSALGRFLKHDGHYVSGSDIKSSPITKQLECEGIKVITPHNASIINNQDIVIHSAAVKPNNVEILQAVENGIKTIPRKEALPIVLGDKKNYCVAGAHGKSTTTAILASILKSSTLIGAISKEFDSNFRYVDNLVAFEADESDGSFLLSNPYCAIVTNAEPEHMEYYNYDLKRFYQAYESFLKIAKVRVINAEDEFLGSLDIEAIKLHPSIDITEVSYTLKNGEPYTKFHLKDLGEFEVWGFGYHIAIDASLAILAALNEIPLVEIKDNIKNYKGIKKRFDIVQKSEQFVVIDDYAHHPTEIAATMKSVSLYSNLKNMEKIVVVWQPHKYSRTVNNLEEFKKCFNGCDALVILPVYSAGEEIEEIDFEKEFSSYNPIFADKIKTSDNKIELIKDDKIVYTYTDGIVLGVGAGDITYQLRVK; encoded by the coding sequence ATGAATATACATTTTATTGGAATTGGTGGAATAGGGCTATCAGCCCTTGGTAGGTTTTTAAAACATGATGGTCATTATGTAAGTGGTTCGGATATTAAAAGTTCTCCTATTACAAAACAGCTTGAATGTGAAGGAATTAAAGTAATTACTCCTCATAATGCTTCAATTATAAATAACCAAGATATAGTAATACATTCAGCAGCTGTAAAACCAAACAATGTTGAAATTTTACAAGCAGTTGAAAATGGAATAAAGACTATTCCACGAAAAGAGGCTTTGCCAATAGTTTTAGGTGATAAGAAAAACTATTGTGTTGCAGGAGCTCATGGGAAAAGTACAACAACTGCTATTTTAGCTTCAATATTAAAAAGCTCAACCTTAATTGGCGCAATTTCAAAAGAGTTTGATTCAAACTTTAGATATGTTGATAACTTAGTTGCTTTTGAAGCAGATGAGAGTGATGGGAGTTTTTTACTTTCAAATCCTTATTGTGCAATAGTAACAAATGCAGAACCAGAACATATGGAGTATTATAACTATGATTTAAAAAGGTTTTATCAAGCTTATGAATCATTTTTGAAAATTGCAAAAGTAAGAGTTATAAATGCAGAAGATGAATTCTTAGGAAGTTTAGATATAGAAGCTATAAAACTTCATCCAAGTATTGATATAACAGAAGTTTCATATACACTTAAAAATGGAGAACCCTATACAAAGTTTCACTTAAAAGATTTAGGTGAATTTGAAGTTTGGGGCTTTGGGTATCATATAGCAATTGATGCTTCTTTAGCAATTTTGGCAGCTTTAAATGAAATTCCTTTAGTTGAAATAAAAGATAATATTAAAAATTACAAAGGAATTAAAAAAAGATTTGATATTGTTCAAAAAAGTGAACAATTTGTAGTAATTGATGATTATGCACATCATCCAACAGAAATAGCTGCAACAATGAAATCTGTTAGCTTATATTCAAATTTAAAAAATATGGAAAAGATTGTTGTAGTTTGGCAACCTCATAAATATAGTAGAACAGTTAATAATCTTGAAGAGTTTAAAAAATGCTTCAATGGCTGTGATGCACTTGTAATTTTACCTGTTTATAGTGCTGGTGAAGAGATTGAAGAGATTGACTTTGAAAAAGAATTTTCTTCTTATAATCCAATATTTGCAGATAAAATTAAAACAAGCGATAATAAAATAGAACTTATTAAAGATGATAAAATAGTTTACACATATACAGATGGAATTGTTTTAGGCGTTGGCGCTGGAGACATAACTTACCAATTAAGAGTTAAATAA
- a CDS encoding succinyldiaminopimelate transaminase — translation MKFEAYPFEKLNKLLCDVIPTSKYELSSLTIGEPQFETPQFIQDELKNSSELLKKYPASAGLPKLKEAMINFVSKRFNISLENEQIIPTFGTREVLFNFPQFALFDKQNPVMAFTNPFYQIYEGAAVASKAEVIHIDLTKHNDFKANLSDENLKKCDLVILNYPNNPTSSNISIEELETWVKKAIEFDFILINDECYSEIYFDESDKPVSLLEASIKAGNENFKNVLVMNSISKRSSAPGLRSGFIAGDSTILKEYMKYRTYIGCASPVPLQNAAAIAWNDEKHVQNFREIYKKNFQLAKEILDINPPKATFYIWLEVEDELEFTKKLYEKKHIKVLPGSFLGREGIGKGYVRIALVENVNKTREVLNRLKDFINE, via the coding sequence ATGAAATTTGAGGCTTATCCCTTTGAAAAATTAAATAAACTATTATGTGATGTTATTCCAACATCAAAATATGAATTGTCATCACTTACAATAGGAGAACCACAGTTTGAAACTCCACAATTTATTCAAGATGAATTGAAAAATAGTTCTGAACTTTTAAAGAAATATCCAGCAAGTGCTGGACTTCCAAAATTAAAAGAGGCAATGATAAATTTTGTATCAAAAAGATTTAATATTTCTTTAGAAAATGAGCAGATTATTCCAACCTTTGGAACAAGAGAAGTTTTGTTTAACTTCCCACAATTTGCATTATTTGATAAACAAAATCCAGTTATGGCATTTACTAATCCCTTTTACCAAATATATGAAGGTGCAGCAGTAGCTAGTAAAGCTGAAGTTATTCATATAGACTTAACAAAACATAATGATTTTAAAGCAAATTTGAGTGATGAAAATTTAAAAAAATGTGATTTAGTAATTTTGAATTATCCAAATAATCCAACCTCTTCTAATATAAGTATTGAGGAACTTGAAACTTGGGTAAAAAAAGCTATAGAGTTTGATTTTATATTAATAAATGATGAATGTTATAGTGAAATATATTTTGATGAAAGTGATAAGCCAGTATCACTTCTAGAAGCTAGTATTAAAGCTGGAAATGAAAATTTTAAAAATGTATTAGTTATGAATTCTATTTCAAAAAGAAGTAGTGCACCAGGACTTAGAAGTGGTTTTATTGCAGGTGATTCAACAATTTTAAAAGAGTATATGAAATATAGAACTTATATAGGTTGTGCTAGTCCTGTTCCTTTACAAAATGCAGCAGCTATTGCATGGAATGATGAAAAACATGTCCAAAATTTTAGAGAAATTTATAAAAAAAATTTCCAACTTGCAAAAGAGATTTTAGATATAAATCCACCTAAAGCTACTTTTTATATTTGGCTAGAAGTTGAAGATGAATTAGAATTTACAAAAAAACTATATGAAAAAAAACATATAAAAGTTCTTCCTGGAAGTTTTTTAGGAAGAGAAGGCATTGGAAAAGGTTATGTAAGAATAGCCTTGGTTGAAAATGTAAATAAAACAAGAGAGGTATTAAATAGATTGAAGGATTTTATTAATGAATAA
- a CDS encoding COG3400 family protein, translating to MKKILIILDGIVAKNLMQRIVETNTGENYYDIVYVNDAIVPDQKLSNVTFYKFDPTSKSKLAMVLDKNIHTEVLVVLNSKDEMLSVIENIKSHKHNLQLNILDYWNLELDDPYVNVYKGIEVLANGMVERLPNIPVVAQNIGLKHGEIMEIRIPFGSSYAYRYIGSIEQKNWRIFALYRNEKLEDLKPSLILKPNDTILVIGEPKVLMQVYSAIGKTRGQFPMPFGHNLYLYLDLYLMKKHRVEKAVHEAKYLHKYLKNKKLVIRITRPTTVGIMNFIKEQFRDDESVIINIDYHNLGFRKIRKMDFKKLDIGMIILSSEMFKNKEIAIELANTKVPLFKLGKEPVGATKNTLIVLNDTKSYEQISPIVFDVSSQIKTKTKIFDMDPNGFDDKSKLLDHFENLSKIFSQKIEIISCDKNPIRQLRKEQNILQILPLKKSMFQKRFSWSFIYTNSDLISFDMAKYNQLLIPIIED from the coding sequence ATGAAAAAGATACTTATTATATTAGATGGAATTGTCGCTAAAAACTTAATGCAAAGAATAGTTGAAACTAATACGGGTGAAAACTATTATGATATTGTTTATGTAAATGATGCAATAGTTCCTGATCAAAAATTGTCAAATGTTACATTTTACAAGTTCGATCCAACTTCTAAATCAAAACTTGCAATGGTTTTAGATAAGAATATTCATACAGAAGTACTTGTGGTACTTAATTCAAAAGATGAGATGTTAAGTGTTATTGAAAATATCAAATCACACAAGCATAATCTTCAACTGAATATTTTAGATTATTGGAATTTAGAACTTGATGATCCATATGTAAATGTCTATAAAGGTATTGAAGTTTTAGCAAATGGGATGGTAGAAAGACTACCAAATATTCCTGTAGTTGCTCAAAATATTGGATTGAAACATGGCGAAATAATGGAGATTAGAATTCCTTTTGGTAGTTCATATGCTTATAGATATATAGGTTCAATTGAACAAAAAAATTGGAGAATTTTTGCCTTATATAGAAATGAAAAACTCGAAGATTTAAAACCTTCTTTGATTTTAAAACCAAATGATACTATTTTAGTAATTGGTGAGCCAAAAGTTTTAATGCAAGTTTATAGTGCTATTGGTAAAACAAGAGGACAATTTCCTATGCCATTTGGACATAATTTGTATTTATATTTAGATTTATACTTAATGAAAAAGCATAGAGTTGAAAAAGCTGTTCATGAAGCAAAATATCTACATAAGTATTTAAAAAATAAAAAACTTGTTATTAGAATTACTAGACCAACAACAGTTGGTATAATGAATTTTATAAAAGAGCAATTTAGAGATGATGAATCAGTTATTATAAATATAGATTATCATAATTTAGGCTTTAGAAAAATCAGAAAAATGGATTTTAAAAAGCTTGATATAGGAATGATAATATTATCAAGTGAAATGTTTAAAAATAAAGAAATAGCTATAGAACTAGCAAATACAAAAGTTCCTTTATTTAAACTTGGGAAAGAACCAGTTGGTGCAACTAAAAATACTCTTATTGTTTTAAATGATACAAAATCATATGAACAAATTTCACCAATTGTATTTGACGTATCAAGTCAAATAAAAACAAAAACAAAAATTTTTGATATGGATCCTAATGGATTCGATGATAAATCGAAATTACTTGATCACTTTGAAAATCTTTCAAAAATATTTAGTCAAAAAATAGAGATTATTTCATGTGATAAAAATCCAATTAGACAACTTCGAAAAGAACAAAATATTTTACAAATTTTGCCACTTAAAAAAAGTATGTTTCAAAAAAGATTTTCTTGGAGTTTTATTTATACAAACTCAGATTTGATATCTTTTGATATGGCAAAATATAATCAATTACTTATACCTATTATAGAAGATTAA
- the tgt gene encoding tRNA guanosine(34) transglycosylase Tgt, protein MQFTIDATQNKARACTIKTAHSTIQTPVFMPVGTQATVKALDANDLLSMGAKIILGNTYHLYLRPGSKLIKKFGGLHGFSKFPNSFLTDSGGFQAFSLSDNSKPDENGIMFRSHIDGSKHYFTPQSVLDTQYDLGSDIMMILDDLVALPNTKERIKKSIERTTKWAKEAITYHKQQQEKGIGVNQNIFAIIQGGTDKEFRKMSAQQLCALEDFDGYAIGGLSVGEPNQDMYDTVEWTTTFMPENKPRYLMGVGTPEDLIENIHRGVDMFDCVMPTRNARNGTLFTSFGRVNIKKAMYKEDALPIDEECDCYTCKNFTKAYLSHLYRAGEITYFRLASIHNINYYLTLMRKAREAILENKWEEFRENFYEKRAKK, encoded by the coding sequence ATGCAATTTACTATAGATGCAACACAAAATAAAGCAAGAGCTTGTACAATAAAAACAGCTCACAGTACAATACAAACACCAGTATTTATGCCCGTTGGAACTCAAGCAACTGTAAAAGCACTTGATGCAAATGATCTTTTAAGTATGGGTGCAAAAATCATACTTGGTAATACTTATCATTTATACTTAAGACCAGGGAGCAAATTAATTAAAAAGTTTGGTGGACTTCATGGTTTTTCAAAATTTCCAAACTCTTTTTTAACTGACTCTGGTGGTTTTCAAGCATTTTCACTTAGTGATAATTCAAAACCTGATGAAAATGGAATTATGTTTAGATCTCACATTGATGGAAGTAAACACTATTTTACACCACAAAGTGTTTTAGATACTCAATATGATTTAGGTAGTGATATTATGATGATTTTAGATGATTTAGTTGCCCTACCAAATACAAAAGAGCGAATTAAAAAATCTATTGAAAGAACTACAAAGTGGGCAAAAGAAGCCATAACTTATCACAAGCAACAACAAGAAAAAGGTATTGGAGTTAATCAAAATATTTTTGCGATTATCCAAGGTGGAACAGATAAAGAGTTTAGAAAAATGAGTGCCCAACAACTTTGCGCATTAGAAGATTTTGATGGATATGCAATTGGAGGATTAAGTGTTGGTGAACCAAACCAAGATATGTATGATACAGTTGAGTGGACTACAACATTTATGCCTGAAAATAAACCAAGATATCTAATGGGAGTTGGAACACCTGAGGATTTAATAGAAAATATTCACAGAGGCGTAGATATGTTCGATTGTGTAATGCCAACTAGAAATGCAAGAAATGGAACTTTATTTACAAGCTTTGGAAGAGTAAATATCAAAAAAGCTATGTATAAAGAAGATGCTTTACCAATTGATGAAGAGTGCGACTGCTACACTTGTAAAAACTTCACAAAAGCATATTTAAGCCATCTATATAGAGCTGGTGAAATAACATACTTTAGACTTGCTTCAATACACAATATAAACTACTATTTAACTCTTATGAGAAAAGCAAGAGAGGCGATTTTAGAGAATAAATGGGAAGAGTTTAGAGAAAATTTTTATGAAAAAAGAGCTAAAAAATAG
- the gatC gene encoding Asp-tRNA(Asn)/Glu-tRNA(Gln) amidotransferase subunit GatC, translated as MTVDDKLIEKLAKLSSLEIDEQKKESLKSELGDIINFVENLNEIDVSNIDATFNTVEGGTPLREDVSTQDLQRAKQIIENAPKSEDGYFIVPKIIE; from the coding sequence ATGACAGTTGATGATAAACTAATAGAAAAATTAGCAAAGCTTTCTAGCTTAGAAATTGATGAACAAAAAAAAGAGAGTTTAAAATCTGAGTTAGGAGATATTATCAATTTTGTTGAGAATTTAAATGAAATTGATGTAAGCAATATCGATGCTACATTTAACACAGTTGAGGGAGGAACTCCTTTAAGAGAAGACGTCTCAACACAAGATTTACAAAGAGCTAAACAAATTATTGAAAATGCTCCAAAATCTGAAGATGGATACTTTATAGTACCAAAGATTATAGAGTAA
- a CDS encoding arsenate reductase family protein codes for MIKVHGIKNCDTVRKALKFFKENLIDYDFFDFKKEEVSSNMIDYWVKNSSIDKLFNNRGATYRNLKLKDLNLDDEGKKKWLKKESMLLKRPVIEYNNKVIVGFNEQEYKDIFL; via the coding sequence ATGATAAAAGTTCACGGTATAAAAAATTGTGATACAGTAAGGAAAGCTCTTAAGTTTTTTAAAGAAAACTTAATAGATTATGATTTTTTTGACTTTAAAAAAGAAGAAGTATCATCAAATATGATTGATTATTGGGTTAAAAACTCATCAATTGACAAACTATTTAATAATAGAGGTGCTACTTATAGAAATCTAAAATTAAAAGATTTAAACCTTGATGATGAGGGTAAAAAAAAGTGGTTAAAAAAAGAATCTATGCTTTTAAAAAGACCTGTAATTGAGTATAACAATAAAGTAATTGTAGGTTTTAATGAGCAAGAGTATAAAGATATTTTCTTATAA
- a CDS encoding class II 3-deoxy-7-phosphoheptulonate synthase: MNNWSSNSWRDFPIKQQPNYNDLEKLAKVEAELSSYPPLIFAGEARRLKSKLADVVNGKSFLLQGGDCAESFNAFNANNIKDLFKVMMQMAIVLTFSGGCPVVKVGRVAGQFAKPRSSDFEEINGISLPSYRGDIVNGIDFNEEARNPSPKKLLKAYNQSASTLNLLRAFARGGMADLNKVHSWNLDFVKGNTLGEKYEQLADKISETLNFMKSCGITSENTHQLSETTLYTSHEALLLNYEQALTRKDSLTGDWYDCSAHMLWIGDRTRGLDDAHIEYFRGIKNPIGCKVGPSMQEDELIKLIDKLNPENEAGRLNLIVRMGAEKIADHFPKLLAKVKAEGKNVLWSSDPMHGNTIKADNGFKTRDFESILSEVKQFFQIHRAEGTYAGGIHLEMTGQNVTECTGSCSSAITQEGLSSRYHTQCDPRLNADQALELSFMIADTLKEARKDLVI, encoded by the coding sequence ATGAATAACTGGAGTTCAAATAGTTGGAGAGATTTTCCTATAAAGCAACAACCAAACTATAATGACTTAGAAAAATTAGCTAAGGTTGAGGCTGAATTATCTTCATATCCTCCACTTATTTTTGCAGGGGAAGCAAGAAGATTAAAAAGTAAATTAGCAGATGTTGTAAATGGTAAGTCATTTTTACTACAAGGTGGAGACTGTGCTGAGTCATTTAATGCCTTTAATGCAAATAATATTAAAGATTTATTTAAAGTAATGATGCAAATGGCAATTGTTTTAACTTTTTCAGGTGGTTGTCCTGTTGTAAAAGTTGGAAGAGTAGCAGGTCAGTTTGCAAAACCAAGAAGTTCTGATTTTGAAGAGATAAATGGTATTTCACTTCCTTCATATAGAGGTGATATTGTAAATGGAATTGACTTTAATGAAGAAGCTAGAAATCCAAGTCCAAAAAAACTTTTAAAAGCGTATAATCAAAGTGCATCAACACTAAATCTTTTAAGAGCATTTGCAAGAGGTGGTATGGCAGATTTAAATAAAGTGCATTCATGGAATTTAGATTTTGTTAAAGGTAATACTTTAGGAGAAAAGTATGAACAATTAGCAGATAAAATTTCTGAAACATTAAATTTTATGAAGTCTTGTGGAATTACATCTGAGAATACACATCAACTAAGTGAAACAACACTATATACTTCACATGAGGCATTATTATTAAATTATGAACAAGCCTTGACAAGAAAAGATTCACTAACAGGTGATTGGTACGATTGTAGTGCTCATATGTTATGGATTGGTGATAGAACAAGAGGACTTGATGATGCACATATTGAGTACTTTAGAGGAATTAAAAATCCAATAGGTTGTAAAGTTGGACCTTCAATGCAAGAAGATGAGTTAATTAAGCTTATTGATAAGTTAAATCCAGAAAATGAAGCTGGTAGATTAAACTTAATCGTTAGAATGGGTGCAGAAAAAATTGCAGATCATTTTCCTAAACTTTTAGCTAAAGTTAAAGCTGAGGGTAAAAATGTTTTATGGTCAAGTGATCCAATGCATGGAAATACTATTAAAGCTGATAATGGATTTAAAACAAGAGATTTTGAATCAATCTTATCAGAAGTAAAACAGTTCTTCCAAATTCATAGGGCTGAGGGAACATATGCAGGTGGTATTCACTTAGAGATGACAGGACAAAATGTAACTGAGTGTACAGGTTCTTGTTCTTCTGCTATTACTCAAGAGGGATTATCTAGTAGATATCATACTCAATGTGATCCAAGATTAAATGCAGACCAAGCATTAGAGTTATCTTTTATGATAGCAGATACATTAAAAGAAGCTAGAAAAGATTTAGTAATATAA
- a CDS encoding transaldolase, with protein sequence MSLKEDINFSLWCDFIEREFLENRFQEMIEEKTIYGATSNPAIFESSITSSLAYKQQLDMLKANDAKTIYEDLAVRDIKRAAELLKPLYENNTNDGFVSLEVDPTLCDDTQGTIEEGIRLNSMINCDNLMIKVPATKAGYVAMKELTSQGINVNATLIFSVEQAIECAKALNEGINESNIDTKAVISIFVSRFDRLCDEELVAKGLKKSKLGIMNATKCYHEINKFENENIRTLFASTGVKGDELTASYYVDNLLYPNSVNTAPLATIEDWIVDGSKEASKIPSEEKCDKYFAELEKVGINMDDVYSKLLTDGLEAFKVSFSDLLAKLTK encoded by the coding sequence ATGAGTTTAAAAGAAGATATTAATTTTTCACTTTGGTGTGATTTTATTGAAAGAGAGTTTTTAGAAAATAGATTTCAAGAAATGATTGAAGAAAAGACTATTTATGGTGCAACTTCAAATCCTGCAATATTTGAATCATCAATTACAAGTTCACTTGCTTATAAACAACAACTTGACATGTTAAAAGCAAATGATGCAAAAACTATATATGAAGATTTAGCAGTAAGAGATATAAAAAGAGCAGCTGAACTTTTAAAGCCTTTATATGAAAATAATACAAATGATGGTTTTGTTTCATTAGAAGTTGATCCTACATTATGTGATGATACACAAGGTACAATTGAAGAGGGAATTAGATTAAATTCAATGATAAATTGTGATAATTTAATGATCAAAGTTCCTGCAACAAAAGCTGGATATGTTGCTATGAAAGAGTTAACTAGTCAAGGTATAAATGTAAATGCAACTTTAATATTTTCAGTGGAGCAAGCAATTGAGTGTGCTAAAGCTTTAAATGAAGGTATTAATGAATCAAATATTGATACAAAAGCAGTTATTTCAATTTTTGTTTCTAGATTTGATAGACTTTGTGATGAAGAATTAGTTGCAAAAGGGCTTAAAAAATCAAAACTAGGAATAATGAACGCAACTAAATGTTATCATGAAATCAATAAGTTTGAAAATGAAAATATTAGAACACTTTTTGCAAGTACAGGAGTTAAAGGTGATGAGTTAACAGCAAGTTATTATGTCGATAACTTACTTTATCCAAATTCAGTAAATACTGCTCCTTTGGCAACAATTGAGGATTGGATAGTTGATGGAAGTAAAGAAGCTTCAAAAATTCCAAGTGAAGAAAAATGTGATAAATATTTTGCTGAGCTTGAAAAAGTTGGAATAAACATGGATGATGTTTATTCAAAACTTTTAACTGATGGCTTAGAAGCATTTAAAGTGTCATTTAGCGATTTATTAGCTAAGTTGACAAAATAG